One Actinomycetota bacterium DNA window includes the following coding sequences:
- the hpt gene encoding hypoxanthine phosphoribosyltransferase produces MESRKPVVPIYSAEKIALRIDALGAQIAQDYQGLDLRMVTVLKGGMFFLSDLCRAADLPLRIDFMAVSSYGAGSPGVVRITKDLDDSIENAHVLVVEDIVDTGLTLSYVLKMLRARNPSSLKVCTLFDKDVRRIVEPVITYSGFRVSDKFLVGYGLDFMGKYRNLPDVFSLEDLRTDN; encoded by the coding sequence ATTGAGTCGCGCAAGCCAGTTGTACCGATTTATTCGGCGGAGAAGATTGCTCTGCGAATAGATGCTTTAGGTGCGCAAATCGCGCAAGATTATCAGGGACTTGATTTACGCATGGTTACTGTCCTGAAAGGGGGCATGTTTTTTCTCTCCGACCTATGCCGAGCGGCTGATCTACCCCTTCGTATCGATTTTATGGCTGTTTCTTCTTACGGCGCAGGCTCACCTGGTGTTGTCCGGATTACAAAAGACCTGGATGATTCGATTGAAAACGCCCATGTGCTGGTTGTCGAAGACATAGTGGACACAGGGCTTACCCTGAGCTACGTCTTGAAGATGCTGCGAGCAAGAAATCCATCGTCGTTGAAGGTGTGCACACTTTTCGATAAGGACGTTCGCAGAATCGTTGAGCCAGTGATTACGTATAGCGGATTTAGAGTTTCTGACAAATTTTTGGTTGGATATGGCCTTGATTTTATGGGGAAATACCGCAATCTTCCGGACGTCTTCTCTCTCGAAGATTTGCGGACAGATAACTAA
- a CDS encoding lipoate--protein ligase family protein, whose amino-acid sequence MAVDRAIQLEHAKSRSPATLRIYAWSTPTLSLGRFQRAENIDLHACASSGIDVVRRPTGGRAVFHCDEVTYAVIAGVQDGIPSGIKESYGYLATALSAAFVNMGIPIDPVDRTDLTRPKSNSFACYLQLQSADLSVDSRKLCGSAQAWYAKTVLQHGSFVRTRDCVREGIALGLGNEEIARLAAETLSLDQLLGAAPDPEMITDSIVGAFGAVLGVEFTYGALSEREETLAESLIEEFKVPGQP is encoded by the coding sequence ATGGCGGTCGACAGAGCTATCCAGTTGGAGCACGCTAAGTCGAGATCCCCGGCCACACTCAGGATTTATGCGTGGAGCACTCCCACACTCTCCCTCGGACGTTTCCAAAGAGCCGAAAACATTGATCTTCATGCGTGCGCAAGTAGCGGCATCGATGTAGTGCGACGACCCACTGGCGGCAGGGCGGTTTTTCATTGCGATGAGGTTACCTATGCGGTGATAGCCGGAGTGCAAGACGGGATACCGTCAGGTATCAAGGAGTCATATGGCTACCTTGCAACCGCCCTCTCCGCGGCTTTTGTCAATATGGGTATCCCTATCGATCCAGTCGATCGAACTGATCTCACTCGGCCCAAGAGTAACTCTTTCGCCTGTTACCTGCAGCTTCAGTCGGCCGATCTATCTGTAGATTCTCGCAAACTTTGTGGCAGCGCGCAGGCCTGGTACGCCAAGACGGTGTTACAGCATGGATCATTCGTGCGAACTCGGGACTGTGTTCGTGAGGGGATCGCGCTCGGTCTTGGCAATGAAGAGATTGCCCGACTCGCCGCAGAGACCCTTTCCCTTGATCAGCTCTTAGGAGCCGCCCCTGATCCGGAGATGATTACCGATTCGATCGTCGGGGCATTTGGCGCAGTTTTGGGTGTGGAATTTACATATGGAGCACTGAGTGAAAGGGAAGAGACGCTCGCCGAGTCACTGATTGAAGAATTCAAGGTGCCAGGCCAGCCATAG
- the gcvH gene encoding glycine cleavage system protein GcvH, with protein MHPEDLLYSEEHEWVRVEGEVAVIGITYFAQSQLGEVVYVDLPSQDTVVAVSDVFGEVESVKSVSELFSPVSGTVIEVNSTLQDEPEIINVDPYDGGWLVKVALSDSSELDGLMSAEAYNLFIKQDLA; from the coding sequence GTGCATCCAGAGGATCTGTTGTACTCAGAGGAACACGAGTGGGTCAGGGTTGAAGGCGAAGTGGCGGTGATAGGAATCACCTACTTTGCGCAAAGCCAGTTGGGCGAGGTTGTATATGTTGACCTTCCGAGCCAGGATACCGTGGTTGCAGTAAGCGATGTCTTTGGTGAAGTAGAGTCGGTCAAATCCGTCTCTGAGCTGTTCTCGCCTGTTTCCGGAACTGTCATAGAGGTGAATAGCACCTTGCAAGATGAGCCGGAGATCATCAACGTCGATCCCTATGATGGCGGTTGGCTTGTAAAGGTAGCACTCTCGGACTCATCTGAGCTGGATGGCCTGATGTCTGCGGAGGCTTACAATCTGTTCATCAAGCAAGACTTGGCCTGA
- the gcvT gene encoding glycine cleavage system aminomethyltransferase GcvT, translated as MSELPLRTPLFEEHLALGARMTEYAGWALPLQYSGIKDEHIAVRSSAGIFDVGHMAQLRVFGLGAQARLQSFFTNDLSRLDTIGEAQYTLICDDDGGIIEDLIVYRTGDFEYLLMVNAGNRHLVFDWMNEHLSVESQLPLPADHPADLSSMDPNFIEVVDESDRTSMIALQGPASLGIIRQLLPVETEIPKRFTVIQTRVDTIPVLLARTGYTGEDGFEILCHVSHAVSLWRVLLSFPEITPCGIGARDTLRLEMGYHLYGNELDRGVDPLSAGLMRFVALEKGEFIGRSSIEHMRQNGTPSLLAGLRVTGVIPRRGMAIMHEGAEVGRVASGTYSPTLATGIATAYLPSGLTAVGTKLDLVARSRSFQVEVVQMPFVKSTSLTPQKT; from the coding sequence TTGAGTGAGTTACCTTTGAGAACACCCTTGTTCGAGGAGCACCTAGCACTCGGGGCTCGCATGACCGAATATGCCGGTTGGGCGTTGCCCTTACAGTACTCTGGTATCAAGGACGAACATATCGCAGTGCGCAGTTCGGCGGGAATTTTTGATGTCGGCCATATGGCGCAGCTAAGGGTATTCGGCCTCGGCGCCCAAGCTCGCCTGCAGAGCTTTTTCACTAACGATCTATCAAGATTGGACACGATAGGTGAAGCGCAATATACGCTGATCTGTGATGATGACGGCGGAATCATTGAGGACTTGATCGTATATCGCACCGGTGATTTCGAGTACCTTCTGATGGTAAACGCCGGCAACAGGCACCTGGTTTTTGATTGGATGAACGAGCACCTTTCTGTCGAATCGCAGTTGCCACTGCCCGCTGATCACCCCGCGGACTTGAGCTCGATGGACCCAAACTTCATTGAAGTTGTGGATGAGTCAGACAGAACGTCAATGATCGCGCTGCAGGGCCCGGCATCTTTAGGAATTATCCGTCAGCTATTGCCTGTTGAGACTGAGATTCCCAAACGATTTACCGTTATCCAAACCAGAGTGGACACCATCCCTGTTTTACTTGCTCGCACCGGATATACAGGCGAGGACGGCTTTGAGATCCTCTGTCATGTGTCGCATGCGGTTTCGTTGTGGCGAGTACTGCTTTCGTTTCCTGAGATCACCCCTTGCGGTATCGGCGCGAGAGATACCTTGCGGCTTGAGATGGGTTACCATCTGTATGGAAATGAGCTGGATAGGGGAGTTGATCCACTCTCGGCGGGTCTGATGCGATTTGTGGCTCTGGAAAAAGGCGAGTTTATCGGAAGGTCTTCTATTGAGCACATGCGGCAAAATGGAACGCCATCGTTACTGGCAGGTTTACGCGTGACGGGGGTTATTCCTCGCCGAGGAATGGCTATAATGCATGAAGGAGCCGAAGTCGGTAGGGTAGCTAGCGGCACCTACTCTCCAACGCTGGCAACGGGCATCGCGACCGCTTATCTACCTTCCGGCCTCACCGCCGTTGGCACAAAGCTGGATCTCGTTGCCAGAAGCAGGAGCTTTCAAGTGGAGGTTGTACAGATGCCGTTCGTCAAGAGCACTTCCTTGACGCCGCAAAAGACCTGA
- a CDS encoding adenine phosphoribosyltransferase, which yields MQLNDLIRDIADFPEKGIVFKDITPLLASPEGFRQAIDTLADEYMEAGITKVLGAEARGFIFGGALAYKLEAGFVPARKPGKLPWHTTSHEYELEYGNDAIEVHTDAIGPDDIVLIIDDVLATGGTAAAKASLVSSMGARVAGFAFLIELDFLKGREKLGESRILSLIHVG from the coding sequence GTGCAGTTGAATGACCTTATCCGGGATATAGCAGATTTTCCTGAAAAGGGGATTGTCTTCAAAGACATCACGCCTCTGTTGGCCAGCCCCGAAGGATTTCGGCAGGCGATAGATACCCTGGCTGATGAGTACATGGAGGCAGGAATCACAAAAGTTCTCGGCGCCGAAGCAAGGGGATTTATATTTGGAGGAGCACTTGCCTACAAGCTAGAGGCTGGATTTGTTCCTGCTCGCAAACCCGGCAAGTTGCCTTGGCATACAACCTCACACGAGTATGAGCTTGAGTACGGCAACGATGCGATCGAGGTACACACAGACGCTATTGGACCTGATGATATTGTGCTTATAATCGATGACGTGCTGGCGACTGGCGGTACGGCAGCTGCAAAGGCCTCGCTCGTGAGCTCGATGGGGGCCAGGGTCGCAGGATTTGCTTTCCTCATTGAGCTGGATTTTCTGAAAGGGAGAGAAAAACTCGGCGAATCCAGAATTCTGTCACTGATACATGTGGGCTAG
- the gcvPB gene encoding aminomethyl-transferring glycine dehydrogenase subunit GcvPB codes for MSGSSKDRSPRNGREKSRKTIFEIGDPEGTCQQVLSPEIPEDLLATLLGDTVRSEPAALPAVTELDLMRHYTALASMNFGVDSGMYPLGSCTMKYNPRINEDACRLPGFAGVHPYQPANTVQGVLELMWNLQCALAEISGLPAVTLQPAAGAHGEHTALMCIRAFHTDNGDPRKRVLIPDTAHGTNPATVSMCGYETTTIPSDAAGGVDMSALSRALDYDVAAVMLTNPNTLGLFDTNIARITEAVHAFGALAYCDGANLNAIMGISRPGDMGFDAMHINLHKTFSTPHGGGGPGAGPVCVSDTLAPYLPGPVVVNDEGHFRGESPSRSIGRVRSFWGNVGVLVRAYTYIRALGGDGLLEASQQAVLSANYLKEHLRCLYALPYDRTCMHEFVLSASEQKRTSGVRALDIAKRLLDYGIHPPTIYFPLLVEEALMIEPTETESLASLDDFISVMTDIAEESTSSPETLKSAPYTTFVRRVDEARAAREPDLRWSMCAQNEKDS; via the coding sequence ATGAGTGGTAGCTCAAAGGATCGATCTCCGAGAAACGGTCGTGAAAAAAGCCGGAAAACTATCTTCGAAATCGGCGATCCGGAAGGCACCTGTCAGCAAGTGCTCTCACCTGAGATCCCTGAAGATCTACTTGCAACGCTTCTGGGTGACACTGTTCGCTCTGAGCCAGCCGCGCTGCCTGCCGTCACTGAACTTGATCTCATGCGCCACTACACCGCTTTGGCCTCTATGAACTTTGGTGTTGATTCCGGAATGTACCCTCTCGGCAGTTGTACGATGAAGTACAACCCTCGAATAAATGAAGATGCTTGTCGCCTGCCCGGGTTTGCTGGAGTGCATCCATATCAGCCAGCCAATACCGTGCAGGGCGTGCTTGAATTGATGTGGAACCTTCAATGCGCATTGGCGGAGATATCCGGACTGCCCGCCGTCACACTTCAGCCTGCCGCAGGTGCACACGGCGAACACACTGCCTTAATGTGCATTCGAGCCTTTCATACCGACAACGGTGATCCTCGCAAGCGGGTGTTGATACCAGATACGGCGCACGGTACGAATCCGGCGACGGTCAGTATGTGTGGCTATGAAACAACCACAATACCCAGCGATGCGGCTGGCGGGGTGGATATGTCGGCGCTATCCCGTGCACTCGATTACGATGTCGCCGCAGTGATGCTGACCAATCCCAACACACTGGGGCTTTTCGACACCAATATTGCTCGAATCACAGAGGCTGTACATGCTTTTGGCGCGTTGGCATATTGTGATGGCGCGAACCTGAATGCGATTATGGGCATTTCGCGCCCGGGAGACATGGGCTTTGATGCCATGCATATCAACTTGCACAAGACCTTTTCAACTCCGCATGGCGGAGGCGGTCCCGGCGCTGGGCCTGTGTGCGTTAGTGATACGTTGGCGCCCTATCTGCCAGGTCCTGTTGTCGTAAACGATGAAGGTCATTTTCGGGGAGAGTCTCCTTCTCGCTCTATCGGCCGAGTAAGGTCTTTCTGGGGTAATGTCGGTGTTCTTGTCCGTGCCTACACCTATATTCGCGCACTTGGCGGCGATGGCTTACTCGAGGCCAGTCAGCAGGCCGTTCTTTCAGCGAACTATCTAAAAGAGCATCTGCGCTGCCTTTATGCGCTCCCTTACGACCGAACTTGCATGCACGAGTTTGTTTTATCGGCCAGTGAGCAGAAGCGGACCTCTGGTGTGCGGGCCCTGGACATAGCCAAGCGCCTTCTGGATTATGGCATCCATCCGCCTACAATCTACTTTCCTCTCCTGGTTGAGGAAGCTTTGATGATCGAGCCCACCGAGACGGAGTCACTGGCTTCTTTGGATGACTTCATCAGCGTCATGACCGATATCGCCGAGGAGTCCACTTCATCCCCTGAGACTCTAAAGTCGGCGCCGTATACCACATTTGTTCGTCGTGTCGATGAGGCTAGGGCGGCTCGCGAGCCTGACCTGCGCTGGAGCATGTGCGCCCAGAATGAAAAGGATTCATGA
- a CDS encoding FHA domain-containing protein, protein MSFAPVSPDMASTRLVTESIGPALVVSKGPEVGERFRLEQASTAIGRDPASDIFLNDVTVSRNHALVRVSGKKVTISDNGSLNGTYIDGVLVDEAVLGDGDIIQIGRFQMVFVAGE, encoded by the coding sequence ATGTCATTTGCTCCAGTCTCTCCAGACATGGCTTCTACTCGATTGGTGACCGAGAGTATCGGCCCGGCTCTTGTAGTGAGCAAAGGACCTGAGGTAGGGGAGCGCTTCAGGCTTGAGCAGGCTTCAACTGCAATTGGCCGCGACCCTGCGTCTGATATTTTTCTCAACGATGTAACAGTTTCCAGGAACCATGCCCTAGTCCGGGTTTCTGGAAAAAAGGTGACAATATCAGACAATGGTTCGCTAAACGGCACCTACATAGATGGAGTGCTCGTCGACGAGGCAGTATTGGGAGACGGCGACATTATCCAGATCGGAAGATTCCAGATGGTATTTGTTGCCGGAGAATAA
- a CDS encoding D-alanyl-D-alanine carboxypeptidase — MRSGVLVTSDGRELWSRDPAERRAMASTTKIMTALVAMENTAPEEIVTVTSRHMSVGGSNANLRPGEQLTVSDAIEAILLVSANEVAIALAEHVSGSQSGFVEKMNSRAQQLGMLDTRFENAHGLDTPGHYSSARDLALLARYAMTVDEFRAVAIMDSFDPDGPGERESAPNTNLLVGEFEGATGVKTGWTSRAGHSLIASSKRGDVELFAVVLGSPDENARFDDAAKLLQWGHENFVVRRLVNKGSTFGQVPVSQYLDRSTSAVAATSLEVPVFSADGEVTFDIILYPEISAPVTIDTRLGTLTVTQGERLLGRIPLVATEDVPAPGFFESAWIALQRLVDSVFGRERTITVE, encoded by the coding sequence ATGAGATCCGGGGTTCTTGTGACCTCGGATGGAAGAGAGCTGTGGTCGCGCGATCCTGCCGAAAGGCGGGCGATGGCTAGTACCACAAAGATTATGACGGCGTTGGTAGCGATGGAAAATACAGCGCCGGAAGAGATTGTTACAGTGACATCTCGGCATATGTCTGTTGGTGGGTCGAACGCGAACTTACGTCCAGGCGAACAACTTACCGTCAGTGACGCCATCGAGGCGATCCTGCTGGTCTCGGCAAATGAGGTCGCAATAGCCTTGGCAGAGCATGTTTCGGGTTCTCAATCAGGCTTTGTCGAGAAGATGAACTCCAGGGCACAACAGCTTGGAATGCTCGATACTCGTTTTGAGAATGCGCATGGCCTGGACACGCCCGGCCACTATTCTTCGGCAAGGGATCTCGCATTGTTGGCGCGCTACGCTATGACAGTTGATGAGTTCCGCGCGGTTGCAATAATGGATTCCTTCGATCCCGATGGCCCTGGCGAGAGAGAATCTGCACCTAACACAAATCTGCTTGTCGGTGAGTTTGAGGGCGCGACCGGGGTCAAGACGGGATGGACTTCGAGAGCGGGACACAGCCTGATCGCTTCGTCAAAGAGGGGTGACGTTGAGCTCTTCGCTGTAGTTCTCGGCAGTCCGGATGAGAATGCGCGCTTTGATGACGCGGCCAAACTGCTCCAGTGGGGGCATGAGAATTTTGTCGTGAGGCGATTGGTGAACAAGGGGAGTACCTTTGGGCAGGTGCCGGTTTCACAATACCTGGATCGTTCGACTTCTGCGGTAGCTGCGACAAGCCTTGAGGTACCGGTTTTTTCTGCAGACGGAGAGGTTACATTCGATATCATTTTGTACCCGGAGATTTCGGCTCCCGTTACCATCGACACAAGGCTCGGGACGCTGACTGTCACGCAAGGGGAGCGGCTTCTTGGCCGGATACCGCTGGTTGCCACGGAGGATGTTCCCGCCCCTGGTTTTTTCGAGAGCGCATGGATCGCCCTGCAGCGTCTCGTTGATTCTGTATTTGGCCGAGAGAGGACGATTACCGTTGAGTGA
- a CDS encoding MerR family transcriptional regulator, producing MSRDYMTIGQVVARLRQVSPDISISKIRFLEEEGLVAPERTAGGYRKFSSADLARIELILRMQKELFLPLSVIREKLVDYDSGKMPAEIRQLMGATEPAALPLDEAERVSLEDVPSTMGVPISFVNELASFGLIELHAEEKGPQLTRSDVDIVRTCWDMRRFGVEPRHLRMYETFAERETAFFSQILMPAFRHRTPETRQKLVETLSELTALSERLTSGLVRRSLGRVFEDVV from the coding sequence TTGAGCAGAGATTACATGACCATTGGCCAGGTGGTCGCGCGTTTGCGACAGGTTAGCCCGGACATCTCGATTTCCAAGATTCGTTTTTTGGAAGAAGAGGGACTTGTCGCTCCCGAGCGAACCGCAGGTGGGTACAGAAAGTTTTCCTCGGCGGATCTTGCCAGAATTGAGCTTATTCTTCGCATGCAAAAGGAGCTGTTCTTGCCCCTTTCGGTCATTCGGGAAAAGCTCGTAGATTATGACAGCGGCAAGATGCCTGCAGAAATACGCCAACTTATGGGTGCTACTGAGCCTGCCGCATTACCCTTGGACGAAGCCGAGAGGGTGTCTCTTGAGGATGTCCCTTCAACAATGGGAGTCCCGATATCTTTTGTGAATGAATTGGCCAGTTTTGGGCTTATCGAATTGCATGCCGAGGAGAAAGGCCCTCAGCTCACGCGAAGTGATGTCGATATCGTGCGTACTTGTTGGGACATGCGGCGCTTTGGCGTGGAGCCCAGGCACCTGCGAATGTATGAGACTTTTGCAGAACGAGAGACTGCGTTTTTCTCGCAAATATTGATGCCTGCTTTTCGCCATAGAACGCCAGAAACTCGTCAGAAGCTGGTCGAAACTCTATCCGAACTTACTGCTTTGTCGGAGCGTTTGACCTCTGGCCTAGTTCGGCGATCTTTGGGCCGTGTATTTGAGGACGTGGTGTGA
- the gcvPA gene encoding aminomethyl-transferring glycine dehydrogenase subunit GcvPA produces the protein MRYISITPRQRQQMLSALRLQSVEDLFEDIPDEVRLKRPLNLPEGIFEAELSAHVYDLSKKNRSTNDLVSFAGAGCYDHYVPSVVDHVIRKPEFFTAYTPYQPEVSQGTLQALYEYQSMICSLTGMEIANASMYDGATAFVEAAFMACRITRRKTVLCASNTHPEWRSTLLTYAHAGVFDVVDIPVEPCTGRIERESLAATLSTVDCSDVAAVMLQSPNFFGVLEDIEAASAFAHGAGALLVVASNPILLGLMEPPSRFGADIVVGEGQPLGSPISFGGPGFGFFACRSNYVRQVPGRIVGRSIDADGSDAFVLTFSTREQHIRREKATSNICSNHSLNAVAAGVYLASMGGTGLRAVAQACVLNAHQLRSMLLDTGKFEALWDTPSGYEFALRYSAGSADTMISAMLDRGFLAGVGCRALLQSERHAPNLPLDLDDVVIFAVTEKRTSQQIIDFVEAVNAL, from the coding sequence ATGCGATATATATCGATCACTCCTCGGCAACGCCAGCAGATGCTCTCTGCATTGAGGCTTCAAAGTGTCGAGGACTTGTTCGAGGATATTCCCGATGAAGTCAGATTGAAGCGGCCGCTGAACCTGCCCGAAGGCATCTTTGAAGCTGAGCTTTCAGCCCACGTTTACGATCTTTCGAAAAAGAATCGCTCAACAAATGATCTTGTTTCGTTTGCCGGAGCGGGTTGCTACGATCACTATGTGCCAAGCGTCGTCGACCACGTGATTCGGAAACCTGAATTTTTCACCGCATACACTCCTTATCAGCCAGAGGTAAGTCAAGGCACACTACAGGCGTTATATGAGTACCAGTCGATGATCTGCTCTCTGACTGGAATGGAGATCGCCAACGCAAGCATGTACGACGGGGCGACGGCTTTTGTTGAGGCGGCGTTCATGGCGTGTCGTATCACAAGACGCAAGACGGTTCTTTGTGCCTCAAACACTCACCCTGAGTGGCGCTCTACCCTGTTGACGTATGCCCACGCCGGAGTATTTGATGTAGTGGACATACCCGTCGAGCCTTGTACCGGTCGAATTGAACGGGAATCCCTGGCAGCTACCTTGTCGACCGTTGACTGCTCTGACGTAGCCGCGGTGATGCTTCAGAGTCCAAATTTCTTCGGTGTTCTTGAGGACATCGAAGCGGCATCAGCTTTCGCTCATGGAGCCGGTGCGCTCCTGGTCGTGGCGTCTAATCCGATTCTTTTGGGATTGATGGAGCCACCGTCAAGGTTTGGAGCGGATATTGTGGTCGGGGAGGGTCAGCCATTGGGCAGTCCGATCTCATTTGGCGGCCCGGGCTTTGGATTCTTCGCTTGTCGCAGCAACTATGTAAGGCAGGTTCCTGGAAGAATAGTGGGCAGATCGATTGACGCCGATGGTTCCGATGCATTTGTGTTGACATTTTCGACCAGAGAGCAACATATTCGACGCGAAAAAGCCACAAGCAATATCTGCAGCAATCATTCGCTGAACGCAGTGGCCGCGGGGGTATATTTAGCTTCCATGGGTGGCACTGGGCTTCGTGCGGTTGCTCAAGCTTGCGTTTTGAACGCGCATCAACTGCGGAGTATGCTTCTCGATACCGGGAAGTTCGAGGCTCTTTGGGATACCCCCTCTGGTTACGAGTTTGCGCTCAGGTACTCTGCTGGAAGCGCGGATACCATGATCTCGGCGATGCTGGATCGCGGATTTTTGGCTGGTGTTGGCTGCCGAGCACTTCTCCAGTCGGAGAGGCACGCACCAAATCTTCCCCTAGATCTCGACGATGTGGTGATCTTTGCGGTCACCGAAAAGCGCACCTCGCAGCAGATTATCGATTTTGTCGAGGCGGTGAATGCTCTGTGA
- a CDS encoding VanW family protein yields MIKIYDKLRAMPVWKRVALGLFAATMVFAVIGIAADAVASHDRIHPGVSVSGIKVGGLTPQAALGHINDSFAELSSEPVIVAYQEHNWEISADELGVDIDEERSVARAYSVGRDGDITDIVGQRLSSWFGGLDVRAELTLDESLAASALAPVFEIAEVPPVNASISIVDNVPSIAPAISGVGVDRDEFTLRLLDAYVSPDTTVAVPVHDVEADILAEDAVEALSDTKAMLSGDVSIFFGDKSWTFTPDQISAWIAFRSSSASPSAPATLAADPPPSGQVLEAYISPEKASKDVMPKIAVTGRPAKNASFQVTSGSIRIVPSEDGAGPDMDSMTREMTRALAEGTTRTVEIRMTRVEPEITTQEAEGMGIKEEIATFTTRFDRSNRPRVNNIHTIANAVDGALMAPGAVFSLNERVGRRTAERGYQEAPAIVNGRLVPSLGGGICQFGTTLFNTVFESGLTVVERRNHSLFISAYPKGRDATLAWGGPDLRFKNDTPNWILIDTSYTSSSVTVTFYGTDPGYTVTSDTGPWTNVVPYPTREVTDSTLPLAARRIEQQGANGGAVVVRRYVRKDGQVIREDSFRSVYRPKEEIVRVGTRPPASVIATPPVP; encoded by the coding sequence TTGATCAAAATATACGACAAGTTGAGAGCTATGCCCGTATGGAAGCGCGTTGCTCTGGGTCTGTTCGCGGCGACAATGGTTTTCGCGGTTATCGGTATAGCTGCGGACGCAGTCGCGAGTCACGATCGAATACACCCGGGCGTTAGCGTTTCTGGCATCAAGGTAGGAGGACTCACCCCCCAGGCCGCCCTAGGCCACATAAACGACAGCTTTGCCGAGCTCTCCTCCGAGCCTGTCATCGTTGCTTACCAGGAGCATAACTGGGAGATTTCCGCCGATGAGCTCGGAGTGGACATAGATGAGGAAAGATCAGTCGCCAGGGCGTATTCCGTTGGAAGAGACGGGGATATAACCGATATCGTGGGACAGCGTTTGAGCAGCTGGTTCGGCGGATTAGATGTGAGGGCCGAGCTAACACTGGATGAATCTCTTGCGGCATCGGCATTGGCGCCGGTATTTGAGATCGCTGAAGTTCCTCCTGTCAACGCCTCCATTTCGATAGTCGACAATGTGCCATCTATCGCGCCGGCGATATCAGGTGTCGGGGTCGATAGGGATGAGTTTACCCTTCGGCTGCTGGATGCCTATGTCTCACCGGATACCACGGTTGCCGTGCCAGTTCACGACGTGGAGGCAGATATTCTCGCCGAGGATGCGGTTGAGGCGCTAAGTGACACCAAAGCGATGCTCTCTGGAGATGTCTCGATCTTCTTTGGCGACAAATCCTGGACGTTTACTCCGGATCAGATTTCAGCGTGGATTGCATTCAGAAGCTCATCTGCTTCTCCCTCGGCCCCTGCAACTCTTGCTGCCGATCCCCCTCCCAGCGGGCAGGTCCTTGAGGCATATATATCCCCCGAAAAGGCATCGAAGGATGTCATGCCCAAAATTGCTGTTACTGGCAGACCTGCAAAAAACGCTTCGTTCCAGGTGACAAGCGGGAGCATTCGAATAGTTCCTTCCGAGGATGGCGCCGGTCCGGACATGGACTCGATGACTCGCGAGATGACTCGCGCGCTTGCCGAAGGTACCACCCGGACTGTCGAGATTCGAATGACGCGAGTTGAGCCTGAAATAACCACCCAAGAGGCCGAAGGGATGGGTATAAAGGAGGAGATCGCGACGTTCACCACACGGTTTGACCGGAGCAATCGCCCCCGTGTGAACAACATTCATACGATCGCCAATGCTGTTGACGGTGCATTGATGGCCCCAGGCGCCGTATTTTCCCTAAATGAGCGAGTTGGTCGGCGAACTGCGGAGCGGGGCTATCAGGAGGCGCCCGCAATTGTCAACGGACGACTGGTGCCTAGTCTCGGCGGAGGGATATGTCAATTTGGAACAACTCTGTTCAACACGGTATTCGAGTCAGGGTTGACTGTCGTTGAGAGGAGGAATCACTCGTTGTTCATTTCGGCATACCCTAAAGGCAGGGATGCTACTTTGGCGTGGGGTGGACCCGACCTGAGATTCAAAAATGATACCCCGAACTGGATATTGATCGACACGTCCTATACGTCCTCTTCTGTGACTGTGACGTTTTACGGTACCGATCCAGGTTATACCGTGACCAGTGACACCGGACCCTGGACCAACGTCGTGCCTTATCCCACGCGCGAAGTCACAGACTCCACTTTACCGCTTGCTGCTCGTCGGATAGAGCAGCAGGGAGCCAACGGTGGAGCGGTTGTTGTGAGGCGTTACGTTCGAAAAGATGGTCAAGTGATCCGCGAGGATTCGTTTAGGTCCGTGTATCGCCCCAAAGAGGAGATAGTGCGCGTCGGAACCAGGCCGCCCGCCTCTGTGATAGCGACTCCACCCGTACCGTGA